Proteins from a single region of Lentimicrobium saccharophilum:
- a CDS encoding DNA-3-methyladenine glycosylase, with the protein MDSSDGDQEMRISERLPDRDFYMDGDVVGISKRLLGMKIVSNTPDGICSGIITETEAYAGETDRASHAFGGRLTQRTEVMYREGGIAYVYLCYGLHSLLNVVTGPAGLPHAVLLRGILPLEGIGIMGGRVKRSINVHKDGLGPGKLTRLLGVGKSHNGTDLKCNGLLWIEKSGLSITESMITSGPRIGIDYAGEDAGLPYRFLLDVVQVEREIKKAGLM; encoded by the coding sequence ATGGATTCTTCAGATGGAGATCAGGAAATGAGGATCAGTGAGCGGCTGCCTGACAGGGATTTTTACATGGATGGCGATGTGGTCGGAATATCAAAACGACTGCTGGGCATGAAGATTGTTTCCAATACCCCTGATGGTATCTGTTCGGGCATTATCACTGAAACGGAGGCTTATGCAGGGGAAACCGACCGTGCATCGCATGCCTTTGGCGGAAGGTTGACGCAGCGCACCGAAGTGATGTATCGCGAGGGTGGTATCGCCTATGTCTACCTCTGTTATGGCTTGCATTCCCTTTTGAATGTTGTTACCGGTCCGGCCGGATTGCCCCATGCAGTGCTCCTCAGGGGGATTCTTCCGCTTGAGGGCATCGGCATTATGGGCGGAAGGGTAAAACGAAGCATTAATGTGCACAAAGATGGTCTTGGCCCCGGAAAGCTTACAAGGCTGTTAGGCGTTGGTAAAAGTCACAATGGAACAGATCTGAAATGTAACGGGCTTCTTTGGATAGAAAAATCGGGATTGTCAATAACTGAAAGCATGATAACTTCAGGGCCGAGAATCGGTATTGATTATGCCGGTGAAGACGCCGGGCTGCCATACCGTTTCCTTTTAGATGTTGTCCAGGTGGAAAGAGAAATTAAAAAAGCCGGCCTTATGTAA